CTGCTAGAATACCACCTGCAGTATTCCAAATTGCATCGTCAACTTTATGCGCATTTCCTTTTTGTACAGCAGTTAGATTTTTCCAAAGTGGATCTTGTGTCCACTCTGTTTCAGTAGCTAAAGCTGAATTATCATCTTTTGGCATGTAAGTAAAGTAGAAAATTACATCTCCATCCATTTTCGGAATTACTTCTTTTCCAACTTCAACAGCTAAATTCCCTAATTTTGCATTATCTTTAAATAATTCAGCTTGGGCTGGTACACGTTTGAATCCTAATGAATCAAAAATAACTCCTGAGAATGAATCAGTATAATAGATACGAGATTTATCAGCCATAAAACGGACAAATGAAACTTCTTGATTTGTTTTATCGCCTAATTTCCCTTTGACAGATTGTACTTTATCATCGTAAGCTTTTAAAACTTCTTCACCTTTAGCTTCTAGATTTACTGCTTTTGCATATAGTTTGAAGTTTTCTTTCCAATCACCACGTAATGTTTCTGAGAATACTGTTGGAGCAATTTTGCTCAGTTTTTCGTAGTCTTTTTCTTGTCTTAATTTATTCCCAATGATTAAATCTGGCTTCAATGAAGCAATTTTTTCAATATTGACTTCGCTTTCAGTGCCTACAACTTCAACACCTTCCATATCGTCCTTAATATGATCGTACCAAGGATCACCTGTCCAAGATTGAACTGCTCCAACTGGCTTAATTCCTAAAGCTAAAATTGCTTCCGTTCCTTCATTTGTTAAAACAACCACACGTTTTGGTGTATCTTTTACCTCTGTTGTACCCATAGCTTGTTGTACAGTGTATGCTTTACTCTCATTTGATTTTTGCTCTTTCGGTTCTTCTTTTGTATTGCCACATGCTGCTAGGGCAAATACAGCCACTACTGCAAGCAATACTAGTAATTTACGAA
This portion of the Solibacillus daqui genome encodes:
- a CDS encoding ABC transporter substrate-binding protein, whose amino-acid sequence is MQKVFRKLLVLLAVVAVFALAACGNTKEEPKEQKSNESKAYTVQQAMGTTEVKDTPKRVVVLTNEGTEAILALGIKPVGAVQSWTGDPWYDHIKDDMEGVEVVGTESEVNIEKIASLKPDLIIGNKLRQEKDYEKLSKIAPTVFSETLRGDWKENFKLYAKAVNLEAKGEEVLKAYDDKVQSVKGKLGDKTNQEVSFVRFMADKSRIYYTDSFSGVIFDSLGFKRVPAQAELFKDNAKLGNLAVEVGKEVIPKMDGDVIFYFTYMPKDDNSALATETEWTQDPLWKNLTAVQKGNAHKVDDAIWNTAGGILAANIMLDQVEEIFTK